DNA from Rosa rugosa chromosome 6, drRosRugo1.1, whole genome shotgun sequence:
AGAGATCGACCAACCGTCGACATACACAAAACTAAGCTAGTGCATGCAACTAACATGTTAAGAGTGAAGgggaatttggttttgataCTTCATCAGTTAATAATCCACATAATATGCCAGCCAAGTTCACGAAATTAAGGAGACTGAAACGTTTCCTAGGCGTTTCATGCATATTTTGGAGAGCTATTACCTCTTGCACTCAGTTGTTATGGATACCTAATTAAGTAGAGCTAAGTTTGTACTTTGTACTGAGTAGACTTTGCTCAGTTGTGTAGTCCTTATTCCTTAATGTGTACGATGGTGTACTGCACATGACAACCACGTGGTTGACAACTCGATCTTCAATCGAAGTTGATTGAAATTATCATTGACCTTCTCTATATATCAGCTCAATTTTCAAAAGTTGACAAACCAACTTCACCACGTTAATTCCATACTAAGAACTATACTGGTTGCAAGTTGCCCACATACACATCGACCATTAATGGCTCTTGGTTTGTGATGGCTGCTCTCATGTATGGTGGGAATTAGCGGTTGTCAAGTAGCCTTAGTTTGCAACTAGGAAATTGTAGTTAATACTATTTGTATTCGAGAAGAGAGAGTAAGGATAGATTTATAATAATCTTTTTCGGTCTTATAATAGATCGTCTTTCTCCAAGAAAGAGGTTGGACATACTTACCTCCGATTCACATTTGAAACTAAACCATTAGATTTGTTATCTCCTATTTGCATTttgtgaaaagaaaaggaagaacgtACTAAAATGAAGGGTTTTTTCATCAACAATAACGAGTTGGATTTCCCATACATATTTCTTTTAAGTAAGCAGGCTAACGATAACAAAGGCAAGCGAGGTGTATAGTGACCATGGTAAGTAAGGCTAATATTCTCATGTCTAAGGAAACTAATTAACACTGCCAATAACTAGTGAGACTAACAATATCCATGTCCACGCTCATGCAAGTGAGCTAAGATCAATTCCCATGCCCATGCAGCCATGCTTACGTCCAAGAAAGTGAGGCTAATGTTGTCATATGCGAAATTTTAACTAAAATATAACTAGCATTGCTAAATTGTTTTGTGTGTGAAAAATGCATCTCGATCAATCTTTAGCAACATCACATTAGTAAATTGACTAATCACGGCTTTAGTAGCATCTTTTGACGGTGAAAGAGGAAATGCATCTTACATACAAGGGCTAATCTTTGCTTCGTTCAAACTCCAATATCTACACTCACTTTAACATAAATTCACATAGTAAAAACACATATCTATAGTAATTAACAAAATTCACCTATTACAGATGTTGTACAACACAAAGATATGCTTATAGAGTGTTCTGTGTTGTTTAGCCTGCTTGGCTTTGTTTTTGCCTTTTGATGGTTTGTATTAatcaaaagaaaggaaaaactaCAAATGGTAGAGGGTTAGACTTGATTTGGAAAAGGACCCATTACATTATGCATGGATCAGTTGCCCTCGATCGATAGGGTTTATATGAGTTGACCCAGGAGAGGAGCGGAAACAGAAAGCACCACATTAATGTGAACGAAGACATCAACTCATTGCAATACTTTACGAAGAAAACCAATATACATTATTTCAGTTTCAATATTATATAGCTAACTTCAAGTAGGGTACGTTTGATCCAATACTTTAGAGAATAACGCACATTCAATCTCATATTTCATTATTTCAATCAGAAATGACGGTGCAAGAACTAGTTAAAGGCAACGTGCGTTGTCGTCGTGCATGTGGCTTAATTGGCTAAACCAACTACTAATTAAGAAGTAACTACTAAACCAtatataattacatatataatATCAATATATGCAGTATGTCACGTTGATCTACCGACAGTTCTGTTGGGGTTAAGAAGAATATTTAATTCAGATTGGTTAAGCCAGTACGATCCTAATTTAGGGAAAGGTTTAATTAAGCACTTAACCCCATGACAATATGTACGAGCTTATTTCCattatgaaaattaaaaaattgttTGTTCTGGGAAAGGTTTAAGGCAAAAGTATTGCTCATCTGGGGAGTAATCTACTAGACAGGAGCTAGGACCACATCTGATTCCAATGTAAAACTAGCTAGATTATTTAACAAAAACATCCTCATGGTTTTGTTTACCTAATCATAAGTAATTACAGAATCTTACCTTTTGATTACGTTCCCAAATCCCTGACACGAATCTCACTCCATTCTTACACTAGCATGTATCtattctcttctctttttcttctctgaaTCTCTAGTATATATGTACTTACCTACATTAATTGATAGAAAATTAGTTTGATGTTAGGATCTCATCGCCTAACAAGACATTTTCAATGTAAGTAGGGAACTCGTCAGTCATGATCAATATGCATGGTGATCATCCAATTCTAATGACAGAAAACAACCTAGTTTGTACTTGTATGTCTGATCGTGCTGACCCAAATGTTAGTGAGGAGTGCTGAGAATCTGCTTTGTAACAATTCTTTTATAATTAATTATGTTTTCAATATTATTTGTTAtctattattttcaatattGTTTTAGTTTATACTAAGTATTATATCTGAAAAACTAAAGAATTGACCAAATTTAAATGAATCATCATAACAATCAAATAGAAAGTTCTTTATGATAATCAAATTTCTGCGAATTACCGTACTAGCTAGAATCAATATTTTCGAAAACATTCAATGATTACCCAATTTCTGATtcactaatttttttaattatttttttttacaaatacaCCTTTGATTAtccaaataaatgaaaaaactCAATCGCAACTAAAATCTTTAGTTATGGTAACGTCACATATATTCATCATATTATACTTGATAGTTGATAAACAATAGTTCTAATTTATGAAATTATAAGCGTACACATAGCTGACATTAATTACAAAACTTTTAcccaaaaattataaaatttatTATTCTCTGTTTGCCAGAAAATGAATAAGCCAAATTAATTGCCAATAAGTAGCTGGCTGGTCAATTCATATCTGTATATAAATTACAAAAAAATCGTCTTCCACATGACCTACTTGATTTAGAAACGTATTTGTTTAACCCATCAACCTCCCCACCTCTCATCCCACCTCCCCCGCTAACCTCACCTCCCTCAAATCTAAACCCTTATATTCAAACCTCAAAACATCGATCAAATCAAATCACCATGGCTTCCTCCGAAGACCACCATCCCTACCGCCCCACATCGAAACCCTCCAAGCCTTTTTCCCTTACCAACTTTTCCACATGGAAAATAAAACCCAACAACGCCTACACCTTGCCACTCATCCTCTTCCTGTGCATCTTCTCTTACTACTTCGGCCTCTGGCAACACGGCAGCACCGCCCCAgcaaccaccaccaccgccggcCTCAACCAACTTCCATGTAACTCCCCCGACACAACCCTAGCCAAAAACCCTCAACAAGCCTTAGATTTCACCACCCACCACAACCCTAacttcgccatcaacatttccaaaCACAACACTCCAAAAACCTACCCTCCCTGCGACGTCAAGTACAGTGAGTACACCCCATGCGAGGACGCGAAGCGATCCTTGAAATTCGAGAGGGACAGACTGATATACAGGGAGAGGCACTGTCCAGCTCAGGATGAGCTGCTCAAGTGCCGTGTTCCGGCACCTCACGGCTACCGGAACACGTTTACTTGGCCCAAAAGTAGAGATCTGGCGTGGTACGCCAATGTTCCGCACAAGGAGTTGACAGTGGAGAAGGCGGTGCAGAATTGGATTATATACCAAGGCGACCGGTTTAAGTTCCCCGGCGGTGGAACCATGTTTCCGAATGGCGCCGATGCCTACATTGATGATATTGGGAAGCTGATCAATCTCAAGGACGGGTCCATTCGGACCGCCATTGATACAGGCTGTGGGGTAAGTATGATATCCTCAGTTTAATACTTTCCTTTTTAATCGTGATTTGTTTATGGAAATAATTAATTCTTAATTTTGGTTGACCCTATCATTCACTCATTGAGTTTATGTGTAAATCAAACGGTTTCTTTTGGGGATTCGGTGATTAATGTAGTTCGATTCTCTTCTATATTTAGCTAGGTAATCATTAATGGAGATTTTCTTATAACTTTATAAGGTGATTTTAGATTCTTATGAGGTGATTTTCTTTAAAGAGTTAATAGAGTTCTGATAACAAGTGCATTTTGTAATTTGGGCCGTAAATCTCTCAATTGAGCAATGAGGATCTATGTCAAATGACATGCTCATCATACAGGTTGCTCATCAATTGAACTAATTTGGGCCGTAAATCTCTCAATTGAGCAAAAACCATTATCTCTCATTAAACTATTTTCATTGCTTAAATAATGGTTTTTTGACGTGGCAGTCATTTGACGTGGATCCTCATTGCTCATCATACAGGTTGCTAGTTGGGGAGCTTATCTATTGTCCCGGGATATTCTACCAATGTCTTTCGCGCCAAGAGACACACATGAAGCCCAAGTCCAATTCGCTCTCGAGCGAGGAGTACCTGCCCTCATCGGCGTCATTGCGTCGAAAAGACTTCCATACCCTTCTAGAGCCTTTGACATGGCTCATtgctctcgttgcctcattccTTGGGGACAATACGGTAATTTCGCcttcaaatatttatttttctacATTTGACTGTACAAGTCTTCTTTgctaaacaaaaaataaaaaatgggtGTACGGCAGTAATGAATCCTAGATGAGATGCACATAAGATCTAATTGATCAAAGTTTGAGGCGGAGGTGGCGAGGTAGACCTCACCATTTTCAAATCGGATCTTGTTGTCTTTGATTCGGATCTACAAATCACGTACGTATCCTTCAAAGGAGATCGTGTGTGTACGCTATGTGtgttttttaatgaaaatatgGATGAATGTTTAGAATTATGGACGATAAGGTGATAGGCTCCACATTAACCATtttgagcaaaaaaaaaaaatctcaaggTTGAGTAGGTAATTGATACATAGCTGATAGCTACAAGAGTGAAGTGATACTATATATGCCCTAATGTTTTACACATGATACTAGGTCACTCTTAAATATTCTAATCTTGTTTCTTTTTGGATGGTACGTATATACAGATGGAGTTTACTTGACGGAGGTTGATAGAGTTCTGAGGCCTGGTGGGTACTGGATTCTATCCGGCCCACCAATCCGCTGGAAGAAATACTGGAAGGGTTGGGAAAGAACACAGGAAGACTTGAACGAAGAACAAACTGGCATAGAGGATGTAGCCACTAGCCTTTGCTGGAAGAAGTTGGTGGAGAAGGACGACATTGCAATTTGGCAAAAACCAACTAATCACTTAAACTGCAAAATGAACCGAAAGCTTGCCAAGAATCGCAACTTCTGCCCTGCTCAGGATCCTGATCAAGCTTGGTTTGTGCTCTAATCAACTTACATATACTATACACTAATGTAGTTTCAGCTGTTTGCTTAAGTTGAtcctttttgtgttttttaggtacACAAAGTTGGAGACTTGTTTGACTCCTTTACCGGAAGTTTCTGGCGAAGATGATGTTGCTGGTGGGAAGTTGGCAAAGTGGCCGGCGAGACTAACCTCAGTGCCGCCGAGAATTAGTAGGGGAACTGTGAAGGGTGTCACAGCTGAAGATTTTCAACAAGATTCGGAGCTATGGCGAAAAAGGGTAACACATTATAAAACAGTGAATAATCAACTTGCGCAGCCCGGAAGGTATAGAAACCTTCTGGATATGAATGCTTACTTGGGTGGATTTGCTGCTGCCCTAGTTGATCTGCCTGTTTGGGTCATGAATATGGTTCCCGTCGACGTGAAGATTAACACACTCGGAGTCATCTATGAACGTGGATTGATCGGATCATATCAAAACTGGTAAGTTCCAACAAAACTAAATAGGTCGGCTGTGACTGCTAATATATAAAAGTCTGTTACTCACATAAATGATTTGATCTTTTTGTTTTCAGGTGTGAAGCAATGTCTACATATCCAAGAACTTATGACCTCATTCATGCTGATACAGTGTTTAGTCTCTACAAGGACAGGTAAGATCGTTACCTATACATATAAGGCCAGCCAGTTGGGCCGGCACTGCTTATGAAAGTGCTAGAAGCAATAGTTTTACATGATCAATAATGTTAATTTGTGTTCGATTTGAGCTGCAGGTGCGAAGTAGAAGACATTTTGCTAGAGATGGATAGAATTCTAAGGCCAGAGGGAAGCGTGATCATCCGAGACGACGTAGATTTGTTGGTGAAGATCAAGAGCATTATCGACCACATGGATTGGGATAGTCAAATTATTGATCACGAAGACGGACCTCATGAGAGGGAAAAGCTACTATTCGCGGTGAAAAAGTACTGGACTGCTCCCGCTCCGGCAGAATAAGAAGGATCCAATTCTTAGCATTTAGCATTTTGTTTCGCTATTTGTTGAAAGTCTGTATAACATTCATGATTTTTTTGTGATAGTACGTTTGTTCTCTGTTATGCTCTCTTCCTGCTAAATGCACTCATGTAAAGGAAGGGATCTTCTCCTAATCAGAATTTATTGACGACGCTTAAAGATTAGGCTAAGTGATGACTGATAACATGGTTGTGGAAGCCCAATCTAAACCTCTTTGAAATGTACGTACGTAATGACTAAAATTCAACAGAGTTAATCTGATCAGTTACTCTTGGCACTCAAAGGTCTATGAGATTATAGTCGAGGTCATTTCTTTTAGTAGAACATATTAGAGCTTGTCAATATTATCATCTAAAATCAACTTTTTTATAGTAGCTTGTTAAAACTTTGTTAGGAAAACATCAAGCCGTTTGATACAAATAGTTTCAAATAAATGTATACTGCATATTGAGCCAAACGGTAATAACCCCGATTGCACCTTGTTATATAAGGAAGTAAGGAACCAAAGCCTGGAAGAGTTGCAAGAAGAGTAAGTGAGTGATTTACATTCAAGAAAGTTACTATCTCTAAACCAAACAATAATCTagataaaagaaaggaaaaaacaaataatTCGTAGACCGTGAAATCTATGTGATAGTCGATTCCCCACGTAAATTTCCTCCTCTAACGTAGTAAGCTAGCCCAAAACTATAGTAGGTGCTTCATGCAAAGAGTGATCACCTCATGTTTACAATGACCAACTATAAATTGACCTAATATCTCATGACATTATCATAGAGAATCACAGATCGACATAAGTTCTTAGCTAATTTCACAGCTTAGACACTACTCATGGCAGGCTTCAAGTCTATGATCATCAGCTCCCAAGCTGCAGCACTACTGCTTGTGGCTTTGATGGGCCTCGCGCTGGTGCATATCCAGATGGCCGAGGCTCAGGGCAGCTCGTGCGCGGCCGTCCTGACCAATCTGAATGTGTGTGCACCCTTTGTGGTTCCGGGGAGTAACGACAAACCAAGCTCCGACTGCTGCAATGCGGTCCAAGCTGTGGAAACGAGCTGTATTTGCAACACTCTCAGGATGGCTGCTCAACTTCCCTCTCAGTGCAATCTCCCTCCCCTCTCTTGTGGTGATTACTTTTGTGGTTAATAATTTCCCTCATATTtactgt
Protein-coding regions in this window:
- the LOC133718255 gene encoding probable methyltransferase PMT16 — translated: MASSEDHHPYRPTSKPSKPFSLTNFSTWKIKPNNAYTLPLILFLCIFSYYFGLWQHGSTAPATTTTAGLNQLPCNSPDTTLAKNPQQALDFTTHHNPNFAINISKHNTPKTYPPCDVKYSEYTPCEDAKRSLKFERDRLIYRERHCPAQDELLKCRVPAPHGYRNTFTWPKSRDLAWYANVPHKELTVEKAVQNWIIYQGDRFKFPGGGTMFPNGADAYIDDIGKLINLKDGSIRTAIDTGCGVASWGAYLLSRDILPMSFAPRDTHEAQVQFALERGVPALIGVIASKRLPYPSRAFDMAHCSRCLIPWGQYDGVYLTEVDRVLRPGGYWILSGPPIRWKKYWKGWERTQEDLNEEQTGIEDVATSLCWKKLVEKDDIAIWQKPTNHLNCKMNRKLAKNRNFCPAQDPDQAWYTKLETCLTPLPEVSGEDDVAGGKLAKWPARLTSVPPRISRGTVKGVTAEDFQQDSELWRKRVTHYKTVNNQLAQPGRYRNLLDMNAYLGGFAAALVDLPVWVMNMVPVDVKINTLGVIYERGLIGSYQNWCEAMSTYPRTYDLIHADTVFSLYKDRCEVEDILLEMDRILRPEGSVIIRDDVDLLVKIKSIIDHMDWDSQIIDHEDGPHEREKLLFAVKKYWTAPAPAE
- the LOC133714109 gene encoding protein 108-like; protein product: MAGFKSMIISSQAAALLLVALMGLALVHIQMAEAQGSSCAAVLTNLNVCAPFVVPGSNDKPSSDCCNAVQAVETSCICNTLRMAAQLPSQCNLPPLSCGTN